A portion of the Punica granatum isolate Tunisia-2019 chromosome 7, ASM765513v2, whole genome shotgun sequence genome contains these proteins:
- the LOC116213302 gene encoding transcription factor MYB108-like — protein sequence MEVRVARCFSPETSDVNEDEFIMDVKKGPWTAEEDAVLMNYVSINGEGRWNSVARFAGLKRTGKSCRLRWLNYLRPDLRRGSITLQEQLLILELHSRWGNRWSKIAQYLPGRTDNEIKNYWRTRVQKQAKQLKCDVNSKQFRDTMQYVWMPRLREQIQSLSGNTSSAQPTDAATNAVDPTSNHTCDRNIIYQMGQTASRSSTFTSSFITEIPAASSDSNSDNTQASLVSDSSDHYGPREGSSMDNIFDVSFSRPENLLDCSGDLMMENMWNEENIWFLQQQLLDD from the exons ATGGAAGTTCGTGTTGCACGATGTTTTAGCCCTGAGACGAGTGATGTTAATGAAGACGAGTTCATCATGGATGTGAAGAAAGGACCGTGGACTGCAGAAGAGGATGCCGTCCTCATGAATTACGTGAGCATCAATGGTGAAGGGCGATGGAACTCTGTCGCTCGCTTTGCAG GGCTGAAGCGAACCGGCAAAAGTTGCAGACTGAGATGGTTGAACTACCTACGCCCAGACCTGCGTCGTGGAAGCATCACTCTCCAAGAACAGCTGCTGATACTCGAGCTCCATTCCCGCTGGGGAAATCG GTGGTCGAAAATAGCCCAATATCTGCCTGGCAGAACCGATAATGAGATAAAGAATTATTGGAGGACAAGGGTTCAAAAACAAGCAAAGCAGCTGAAGTGCGACGTCAACAGCAAGCAGTTCAGAGACACAATGCAATACGTCTGGATGCCACGCCTTCGAGAGCAGATCCAGAGTTTATCAGGCAACACCTCATCCGCTCAGCCCACCGACGCTGCCACTAATGCCGTAGACCCAACAAGCAATCACACTTGTGACCGAAATATCATTTATCAAATGGGTCAAACCGCCAGCCGGTCCAGTACGTTCACCTCGAGTTTCATTACTGAGATACCGGCAGCATCATCTGACTCCAATTCAGATAATACACAAGCCTCCCTTGTTTCGGATTCATCCGATCATTATGGTCCACGGGAAGGAAGCTCCATGGACAATATCTTTGACGTGTCTTTTTCGCGGCCTGAGAATTTGCTTGACTGTTCGGGTGACCTGATGATGGAGAATATGTGGAACGAGGAGAACATATGGTTCTTGCAGCAGCAGCTTTTAGATGATTGA